CGCGACGGCCCCGGCGGCGGTGTCCGACGCTTCGGTGGTCGAACTGACGCCGTACCACCGCGCCGAGGTGACGGACATCCTCACCAGCCGAACCACCGCGGGACTGGCGCGCGACGCCGTCACCCACGACCAGATTCGCACGCTCGCGACGTGGTCGGAGGGAGACGCCCACGACGCACTCGCGGCGCTTCTCGGAAGCGTCGACGCCGCACTCGACGACGGAGCGACGGTGATAGAGGAGCGTCACCTCCGGGCCGGTATCGACTCGGTGCCGCGTCCCTGCGCGTCGCTCGGCCGCGTCCTCGCACTCGCGGACAACAGACAGGAGGTGTTGCGCTACCTGCTGGAACTCGACGACGCCGACCGCTCGTCGGTACAGAAGACGGCGGACGCCCTCGCGTCCCGGTCGTCGCTCTCGGCGAGCACGATACGGCGCTACCTCTACGAACTGGCCGAACAGGACATCATCGCGCGGGTCCAAGCCGACGAGTCCGACGGCGCGGGCCGTCCGCCGAGCAGAGTCGAGCCTCGATTCCCGACGCGGGCGTTCGAGCGCCTGACCGCCGTCGATAACTGAGAGGCGGGGCGACCGCGACCGACCGAGCGGAGAGCGCGCGGACGCAAGTTGTTATATCGACGGCGGCCGATACGTCCCGTACAGAACGGGGCGAACGCGCTTCCGGGCAGGCCCCGCACGCCTCGAACGCGACGCCGACGAGACGCCGCGTCTCGGTCCGTGCTGGACGCTCCGTTCCAGAACACGTATGCCACCCACCTCACCACTCGGAGACGGTCCGTCCGACAGAGAGCCGTACTACTCGGGCGGAGACCCCCTCGGTCTCCAGGTCGTCGAAGCCGTCGCGGCGTTTCGCGGAGTCGACCCCCTCGAACTCGACCCGCTGGCAGAGAGTATCGACGCCGACGCGTTGAACGGTCTGTTCTCGCCGGTCGGCGACCGAAACACCGCGAACATCTCGTTCACCTACGAAGGCGTGCGCGTCACGGTCACCAGTCGCGGGGATATCGACCTCCGAGAGGCCGACCGCTAACGTCGCCGTCTTCGCGGCGGCGACTCGCGCGAACGCCTCGCGGGCAACCGCACCGGCGAAGCGACGAAGCCAAACGGCCCGCCCGACTACCGACTCGCAATGGACATCCGGTTTCTGGGCGGCGCGCGCGAGGTCGGTCGAAGCGCCATCCTCGTCAACGACAGCCTCCTTTTGGATTACGGGATTTCGACCGGGAACCCCCCGCAGTTTCCGGTGGACGCGCTCGACCCGGACGCCGTCGTCGTCAGTCACGGCCACCTCGACCACGTCGGGTCGGTCCCCTCCCTCCTCTCGGGGGACCGACGCCCGCCGATTCACTGGACGCCGCCGACTCGCGAACTGGCGCTCACGCTCGCTCGCGACACGCTCAAACTCCACGGCGGGTCCTACAACTGCCCGTTCACCGAGGCGGAGATAAAGCGCGTCACGCAGGTGTCTGAGACCCACGGCTACCGAGAGACGTTCGAGGCGGCGGGCCACGAGGTGACGTTCTACAACGCGGGTCACATCCCCGGAAGCGCCCACGTCCTCGTGGACGACGGCGAGACGCGACTGTTCTACACCGCCGACTTCCACACCGAAGACCAGCGGTTGGTGTCGGCCTCTACCGCCCGCCCCGACGCCGACGCGGTCGTCTGTGAGAGCACCTACTCGGACGTCGAACACGAACCGCGCCGACGCATCGAAGACCGGTTCGTCGAGAGCGTCGAGACGACCGTCTGGGACGGCGGCACCGTCGTCGTCCCCGCGTTCGCCATCGGCCGGACGCAGGAGATGCTTCTCGTCTGCGAAGCGAACGACATCGACTGCTACGTCGACGGGATGGGCAAGGAAGTGACTCGGATGCTTCGCCAGCACCCGACGTTCGTCCGGGACCCCGAAGCACTCAAGCGCGCGACGTCGAACGCTCGCTTCGTCACCGGCCGCGACGGGCAGAGAAAGCGAATCGCCGCGCAGAACACGGTCATCGTGACGACGAGCGGAATGCTCTCGGGCGGACCTGCGATGACGTACGTCCCCGAGATACGGGCGAGTCCGACGAACAAAGTCGCGCTCACCGGCTATCAGGTCGAGGGGACGCCGGGACGGGAACTGCTCGACTCCGGGCGCGCGGAGATAGACGGTCGGGTGATGCCGATAAGCGCGCGCGTCGAGTGGTACGATTTCTCCGCGCACGCCGACCGCGAGGGGGTACTGAGCCTGCTCGACTCCTATCGGGACAGTCGAGTGCTCGTGAACCACGGCGACCGGTGCGAGGCGTTCGCCGAGGAACTCGACGGCGAGGGGTTCGACGCGTCGGCGCCGGAACTGGGCGAGAAGGTGACGGTGTAGCAGACTCCGCGAACGGCCACGTGTGACTGTCTCACGGACGACGAGTGGTTTAACTTTCCGAAGAGTCTCTTAGATACAATGAGTACCAATCCGGATGCTACCCCAGAGGCATTGTGGGGAGATGCCGACGGCGACGTAGCACTCCGTCGGTATCAGACGCTCACCGATACGCTCGACGACGGAATCTACCATCTCGACGCCGAGGGACGGGTCCTCGCGGTGAACGACGAACTTCTGGAGACGACGGGCCACGCCCGCGAGGAACTCCTCGGCGAACACGCCTCTGTTCTCTTGGCCGACGACGGCGCCGAACGGGCGGCCCGCGAGATATCGCGCAGACTGCAGTCGCAGAGCCGAGACGTCACCCCCATCGAAGTCGGCCTCCGAACGGCCGGAGGCGAAGCGGTTCGCCGCGAACTCCGAGTGAGTCCGCTCGTCGAAGACGGCAAGTTCCGCGGGAGTCTCGGCGTCGTCCGCGACTGCGGGCGGACGGCCGATGCCCGCAGAGAGACGGAAGAACAGTTCCGCTCTCTCGCCGACGCCGTCGAGGAGTACGCCATCTTCCGACTCGACGCGGAGGGCCGCGTCGCCAGTTGGAACGAGGGCGCAGAGAGAATCAAAGGCTACGACGAAGCGGAGATAGTCGGCGAGCACATCTCGGCGTTCTACACCGACGACGACAGGGAGGCGGGCGCCCCCGAGCGAAACCTCGAACGGGCGCGAACGGAGGGGTCTATCGAAGACGAAGGGTGGCGCGTCAGGCGAGACGGCAGCCGGTTTTGGGCGAACGTGACTCTCACTGCGATTCGAGACGACGACGGGACCCACCGAGGCTATCTGAAGGTCACCCGCGACATGACCGACCAGCACCGGCGGGAACTGGAACTGGAGAGCGAACTCCAGCGTCTCTTCAGCAGAATCTCCGACGCGTTCTACGCGGTGGACGACGAGTACCGCTTCACGCACGTCAACGAACGGGCCGAGGAACTCCTCCAGCAGTCCGAAGAAGAACTGCTGGGCAAGCGTCTCTGGGACGTGTTCCCCTCCGCCGGGGAGATAGACGACGTCTGGGACGCCTTCGAGACGGCAAAGGAGTCACAGGAGGCGACCAGTTACGAACTGTACTACGACATGCTCGGCTTCTGGGTGGAGGCGAACCTCTACCCCTCCGAGACGGGAATCTCGGTGTACTTCCGCGACGTGAGCGACCGGAAAAAGCGCGAACAGGAGCTAGAGCGGTACGAGACCATCGTGGAAACCGTCGACGACGGCATCTACGCCGTCGATTCCGACTCGCGGTTCGTCATGGTCAACGGTGCGTTCTGCGAGATGGTCGGTTACGAACGCGAAGACCTACTCGGCGAACCCGCATCGACAGTCCACAACGAGGGAATCACCGCTCAGGCCAAGACGATGACAGAAGAGGTCCTCTCGGGCGAGCGAACGCTCGCGAAAATCGAACTCGACCTCTGGACGAGTTCGGGCGAGACGATTCCCGTCGAGAGCCATTTCGCCCCGTTCCCCGACGGCGACGGGTACGGGCGGTGCGGGGTGGTTCGGGACATCTCCGAACGCATCGAACGCGAGCGAGAACTGGCGAAGTACGAGACGATAGTCGAAGCCGTCGAAGACGGCATCTACGCGGTGGACGCCGAGGGCTACTTCACGATGGTCAACGACTCGTACACGGAGTTGACCGGCTACTCCCGAGAGGAACTGCTCGGTTCGCACGTCTCGACGGTGGTCGGCGACGACACCATCGGGCGCGCGAGAGAGATAGAGGCGGAGTTGAAACGGGGGGGCCTCGGCGAACCGCTCGAAGCGGAGTTGCAGACGGCGGACGGTGGTCGCGTCGCCGCGGAGGCGACGTTCGCGTTGCTGCCGGGCGACAGTCGCGAACGTATCGGCGTCGCGCGCGACATCACCGAACGGAAGGCGCGAGAACGGGCCCTCGAAGAGAGCGAACGCCGGTACCGAATGCTCGTCGAACACTTCCCGAACGGCGCAGTGGGGCTGTACGACGAGGGGTTGACCTACACCGTCGCCGGCGGCACGATGCTGCACGAACGCGGGATTTCGCCCGGAGAGGTGGTCGGAACTTCCATCTACGAGCGCTACTCCGAGGAGTTGGTCGAGGAGATAAAGCCCCACTTCGAGGCCGTCTTCGACGGCGAATCGCGGACGTTCGAGGTGGAGCACCTGAACAGACATCTGTTGGCGCACACGCTCCCCGTCCGGAACGCCGACGACGACATCTACGCGGGGATGGTGATGTTACAGGACGTCACGGAGCGAAAAAAGTACCGCGAGAAACTGGAGGCGTCGAACGAGCGGTTAGAGCAGTTCGCGTACGTCGCCTCTCACGACCTACAGGAGCCGCTTCGGATGGTGACGAGCTATCTCGGGCTGATAGAGAACCGGTACGCCGACGCACTCGACGAGGACGGACGGGAGTTCATCGACTTCGCCGTCGACGGGGCAGAGCGGATGCGCGAGATGATAGACGCGCTTCTCAGATACTCGCGCGTCGAGACGCAGGGCGACTCGTTTCGGCCGGTGGACCTCGACGCGGTTCTCGAAGACGTCAGAGACGACCTCCGGATGCGAATCGAGGAGACCGACGCCGAAATCGAGAGCGACTCGCTTCCCCGCGTCGAGGGCGACGCCAGCCAACTCCGCCAACTGTTTCAGAACCTCCTGAGCAACGCGCTCCGGTACAGCGGCGACGAACCGCCGCGGGTCGATATCACCGCCGAACGCGAGGGCGACGACTGGGTCGTCTCGGTGCGCGACGAGGGCATCGGCATCGACCCCGAGGATTCCGACCGGGTCTTCGAGGTGTTCCAGCGACTCCACACGCGCGACGAACACGCCGGAACGGGCATCGGACTCGCGCTCTGTCGGCGCATCGTCGAACGCCACGGCGGGGAGATATGGGTCGACTCCGAACCGGGCGAGGGAGCGACGTTCTCGTGTCGACTGCCGGACGGCGGCGACCGGACCGACGGCTGAGTTTCGGACGCCGACGCGCGGGGCCGAGCGCAGTCGGTGCGGCCCGAGAGCGCGGCGTGAGACGCGCGCAGGACTCATCACTCTCCGCGACGCAAGAGACGAGTATGACAGGAGACAGGACTCGCGCCCCGATTCGCGAACTCGTGGCCGACCTGTCGGACCGCCTCGAATCGACGGCCGAACTGCCGGTCGCCCGCCCGGAGAGCGCGTACCTCGGCGAGGCAGAAGCCGTCGCCTCGGACGCCTCCTCGCTTTGGCTCGCGGGACATCCGTCCCGGGCGGGCGACGCCGACGTGTCTCTGACCGTCGTGCGGGCGCGAATCGAACACGTCGCGGAGTTGCTGTCGAACGTCGAGGACGTCGAGAACGACGCCGCGAGAGACCACGTCGAGGCGGCGCGGGAGTTGACAGCGGAGATTCTCTACCGACTCGACGACGACGACCCGAATTAAAAGCGCGTCACCTGAAACTCCCGGTAGCCGCCGTAGGCCGCTTCGAGAGACCCGAGCCACCAGTTCCAGCGGTCGGAGACGCTCGACCCCTCCGGTGCGTCGCCCATCTGGCGGACCACCTCCGCGACGGTGAGCGGTTCGCCCCGGTCTTCCTCCGGTTTCCCCGAGTCCGCGAGGTCACGCGCCTGCCGAGCGACGACGGTTCGTTCCCGTTCTCGGCCGTCGAACGCGCGTTCGAGTTCGGCCGTTAACTCGTCCGCGTCGAGAGATGGCGGTGAGTCGGACATGGCCGCCCGTTCGAGAGCGAGACCCAAGAATGGTCGCCGTCCCCGCCGGTCACGCCGCCCACGCGGCGACGAAAAAGAGGACGCCGAACGACGCGACGATGGCCGCCGGGCCCGTCATCAGTATCGCTTCCTCACCGCCGGTGGCGAACCCGACGACGCCCGCGAGAGCCAAAAAGAGGGCGCCAAAGGCGGCGAGGGCCGCTCTCGCCGCGCGCGAGGTTTCGCTCGGGTCGAGGCCGTAGTCGCGCGCGGCTATCTCCGAGAGGGCGGCTTCGACGGCCGGGTAGTCTCGTTCGGGGACGAAGAGCAAAAACGGGGGAGAAAGAGAGAGCGACCCCGCGTACCGCAGGTGGACGACGCGCGTCCGCCCGACGGAGAGAGACCGGTAGTCGCGGAGTTTCCGAACGTCGTGCGAGCGCGGTTTTACCCCCGAGAGGATGCGGACCGACCCGTCTTCGACGGACAGTTCGCCCGCGGACTGACGCGCGGCGACGACCAACTGCGCGACGATGGCCCCGAAGACGAGAACTGCGACGCCGTACGGGAGACTCGCCGCGCCGACGAAGATGGCAGCCGAAAACGGCATCGCGAGGAGGACGTATCTCGCACGTAGACCCGGCGACGGAA
The genomic region above belongs to Halopelagius inordinatus and contains:
- a CDS encoding HalOD1 output domain-containing protein, with product MPPTSPLGDGPSDREPYYSGGDPLGLQVVEAVAAFRGVDPLELDPLAESIDADALNGLFSPVGDRNTANISFTYEGVRVTVTSRGDIDLREADR
- a CDS encoding MBL fold metallo-hydrolase, yielding MDIRFLGGAREVGRSAILVNDSLLLDYGISTGNPPQFPVDALDPDAVVVSHGHLDHVGSVPSLLSGDRRPPIHWTPPTRELALTLARDTLKLHGGSYNCPFTEAEIKRVTQVSETHGYRETFEAAGHEVTFYNAGHIPGSAHVLVDDGETRLFYTADFHTEDQRLVSASTARPDADAVVCESTYSDVEHEPRRRIEDRFVESVETTVWDGGTVVVPAFAIGRTQEMLLVCEANDIDCYVDGMGKEVTRMLRQHPTFVRDPEALKRATSNARFVTGRDGQRKRIAAQNTVIVTTSGMLSGGPAMTYVPEIRASPTNKVALTGYQVEGTPGRELLDSGRAEIDGRVMPISARVEWYDFSAHADREGVLSLLDSYRDSRVLVNHGDRCEAFAEELDGEGFDASAPELGEKVTV
- a CDS encoding PAS domain S-box protein; its protein translation is MSTNPDATPEALWGDADGDVALRRYQTLTDTLDDGIYHLDAEGRVLAVNDELLETTGHAREELLGEHASVLLADDGAERAAREISRRLQSQSRDVTPIEVGLRTAGGEAVRRELRVSPLVEDGKFRGSLGVVRDCGRTADARRETEEQFRSLADAVEEYAIFRLDAEGRVASWNEGAERIKGYDEAEIVGEHISAFYTDDDREAGAPERNLERARTEGSIEDEGWRVRRDGSRFWANVTLTAIRDDDGTHRGYLKVTRDMTDQHRRELELESELQRLFSRISDAFYAVDDEYRFTHVNERAEELLQQSEEELLGKRLWDVFPSAGEIDDVWDAFETAKESQEATSYELYYDMLGFWVEANLYPSETGISVYFRDVSDRKKREQELERYETIVETVDDGIYAVDSDSRFVMVNGAFCEMVGYEREDLLGEPASTVHNEGITAQAKTMTEEVLSGERTLAKIELDLWTSSGETIPVESHFAPFPDGDGYGRCGVVRDISERIERERELAKYETIVEAVEDGIYAVDAEGYFTMVNDSYTELTGYSREELLGSHVSTVVGDDTIGRAREIEAELKRGGLGEPLEAELQTADGGRVAAEATFALLPGDSRERIGVARDITERKARERALEESERRYRMLVEHFPNGAVGLYDEGLTYTVAGGTMLHERGISPGEVVGTSIYERYSEELVEEIKPHFEAVFDGESRTFEVEHLNRHLLAHTLPVRNADDDIYAGMVMLQDVTERKKYREKLEASNERLEQFAYVASHDLQEPLRMVTSYLGLIENRYADALDEDGREFIDFAVDGAERMREMIDALLRYSRVETQGDSFRPVDLDAVLEDVRDDLRMRIEETDAEIESDSLPRVEGDASQLRQLFQNLLSNALRYSGDEPPRVDITAEREGDDWVVSVRDEGIGIDPEDSDRVFEVFQRLHTRDEHAGTGIGLALCRRIVERHGGEIWVDSEPGEGATFSCRLPDGGDRTDG